A DNA window from Trichomycterus rosablanca isolate fTriRos1 chromosome 11, fTriRos1.hap1, whole genome shotgun sequence contains the following coding sequences:
- the ddb1 gene encoding DNA damage-binding protein 1, translating into MSYNYVVTAQKPTAVNACITGHFTSAEDLNLLIAKNTRLEIYVVTAEGLRPVKEIGMYGKIAVMELFRPKGESKDLLFILTAKYNACILEYKQNGDSIDIITRAHGNVQDRIGRPSETGIIGIVDPECRMIGLRLYDGLFKVIPLDRDNRELKAFNIRLEELQVIDVHFLYGCQAPTVCFIYQDPQGRHVKTYEVSLKEKEFNKGPWKQENVEAEASMVIPVPEPFGGAIIIGQESITYHNGDKYLAVAPPTIKQSTIVCHNRVDPNGSRYLLGDMDGRLFMLLLEKEELIDGTMVLKDLRVELLGETSIAECLTYLDNGVVFVGSRLGDSQLVKLNVDSNDQGSYVAVMETFTNLGPIVDMCVVDLERQGQGQLVTCSGAFKEGSLRIIRNGIGIHEHASIDLPGIKGLWPLRSEAGRETDDMLVLSFVGQTRVLMLSGEEVEETELPGFVDNQQTFFCGNVAHQQLIQITSGSVRLVTQESKSLISEWKEPQGRNISVAACNSTQVVLAVGRVLYYLQILGGELKQISTTEMEHEVACLDITPLGENGGESSLCAVGLWTDISARVLRLPSFSPLHKEMLGGEIIPRSILMTTFEGIHYLLCALGDGALFYFGLDLQTGVLSERKKVTLGTQPTVLRTFRSLSTSNVFACSDRPTVIYSSNHKLVFSNVNLKEVNYMCPLNSEGYPDSLALANNSTLTIGTIDEIQKLHIRTVPLYESPKRICYQEVSQCFGVLSSRVEMQDVNGTTAPVRPSASTQALSSSVSSSKLFPSSTSPHETSFGEEVEVHSLLVVDQHTFEVLHAHQFLPSEYALSLVSCKLGKDPAVYFIVGTAMVYPEEAEPKQGRIIVFHYTDGKLQTVAEKEVKGAVYSMVEFNGKLLASINSTVRLYEWTAEKELRTECNHYNNIMALYLKTKGDFILVGDLMRSVLLLAYKPMEGNFEEIARDFNPNWMSAVEILDDDNFLGAENAFNLFVCQKDSAATTDEERQHLQEVGVFHLGEFVNVFCHGSLVLQNLGESSTPTQGSVLFGTVNGMIGLVTSLSEGWYSLLMDLQNRLNKVIKSVGKIEHSFWRSFNTERKTEQATGFIDGDLIESFLDLGRAKMQEVVSTLQIDDGSGMKREATVDEVIKIVEELTRIH; encoded by the exons ATGTCTTATAATTACGTGGTAACGGCGCAGAAGCCCACGGCGGTGAACGCATGCATTACCG GTCATTTCACCTCAGCAGAGGACCTGAACCTTCTCATAGCGAAGAACACACGGCTGGAGATCTATGTGGTCACTGCAGAGGGATTACGCCCGGTCAAAGAGATCGGCATGTATGGCAAAATCGCTGTTATGGAGCTTTTCAGGCCTAAA GGAGAAAGTAAGGACCTTCTGTTTATTTTGACGGCCAAGTACAATGCCTGCATTCTTGAGTATAAGCAGAATGGTGACAGCATTGATATAATTACTCGTGCCCATGGAAATGTACAG GATCGGATTGGGCGTCCATCAGAGACTGGCATAATCGGTATAGTGGATCCTGAGTGTCGTATGATTGGGCTGAGGCTGTATGATGGTCTCTTTAAAGTTATCCCATTGGATCGTGACAACCGTGAACTTAAGGCATTTAATATTCGGCTGGAAGAGCTGCAGGTTATAGATGTGCACTTTCTTTATGGATGCCAAGCCCCAACAGTCTGTTTTATATACCAG GACCCTCAAGGGCGGCATGTGAAGACATATGAAGTTTCTCTGAAGGAAAAGGAATTTAATAAAGGACCCTGGAAACAGGAAAATGTTGAGGCCGAAGCCTCAATGGTTATTCCAG TTCCTGAGCCATTTGGTGGTGCTATAATCATTGGTCAGGAGTCCATTACTTATCACAATGGCGATAAATATCTGGCTGTTGCACCTCCAACAATCAAG CAAAGCACAATTGTTTGTCATAACCGCGTGGACCCGAACGGCTCTCGCTATCTGCTGGGTGACATGGATGGAAGGCTCTTCATGCTACTGCTGGAGAAAGAGGAGCTTATAGATGGAACCATGGTCCTCAAAGACCTACGTGTGGAACTACTAGGAGAG ACTTCCATTGCTGAGTGTCTTACATACCTGGATAATGGTGTGGTCTTTGTTGGGTCAAGGCTGGGAGATTCTCAACTTGTCAAA CTGAATGTTGACAGTAATGATCAGGGATCATATGTAGCTGTTATGGAAACTTTTACTAACCTGGGCCCCATAGTGGACATGTGTGTGGTGGATCTGGAGCGGCAAGGCCAGGGACAG CTGGTGACTTGCTCTGGTGCGTTTAAAGAGGGCTCTCTAAGGATTATTCGTAATGGCATTGGAATCCATGAGCACGCCAGTATTGACCTGCCTGGCATTAAAG GACTTTGGCCTCTTCGCTCAGAGGCAGGTAGAGAAACTGATGACATGCTAGTGCTTTCTTTTGTTGGCCAGACCAG AGTGCTGATGCTGAGTGgtgaggaggtggaggagacGGAACTTCCAGGATTTGTAGATAATCAGCAGACATTCTTTTGTGGAAATGTGGCTCACCAGCAACTAATTCAG ATCACGTCTGGTTCAGTTCGACTGGTCACCCAGGAGAGTAAGTCTCTGATTAGTGAATGGAAGGAGCCTCAAGGACGAAACATTAGCGTGGCTGCCTGTAACTCCACCCAGGTGGTGCTGGCTGTGGGTCGAGTGCTTTACTATTTGCAGATACTCGGTGGAGAACTCAAGCAGATAAG TACCACAGAGATGGAGCATGAGGTGGCCTGTTTGGACATTACACCTCTGGGAGAGAATGGTGGAGAGTCCAGTCTGTGTGCTGTAGGCCTGTGGACAGACATCTCAGCCCGCGTTCTCCGGCTGCCCAGCTTCAGCCCCTTACATAAGGAGATGCTAGGAGGAG AGATAATTCCACGTTCTATCCTGATGACTACTTTTGAGGGCATCCATTACCTGCTGTGTGCTCTTGGAGATGGTGCCCTATTCTACTTTGGCCTCGACCTGCAGACAG GTGTTTTAAGTGAGCGGAAGAAGGTGACTCTGGGCACTCAGCCCACAGTACTGCGTACTTTCCGCTCTCTTTCCACCTCCAACGTGTTTGCTTGCTCAGACAGACCCACTGTCATCTACTCCAGCAACCACAAACTCGTCTTCTCCAACGTCAACCTCAAGGAGGTTAATTACATGTGCCCCCTCAACTCTGAGGGCTACCCCGACAG CTTGGCTCTTGCAAATAACAGCACTCTGACCATCGGCACTATTGACGAGATCCAGAAACTCCATATTCGCACTGTACCTCTATACGAGTCGCCCAA GAGAATCTGTTATCAGGAGGTGTCTCAGTGTTTCGGCGTGCTGTCGAGCAGAGTGGAGATGCAGGATGTGAATGGCACCACAGCTCCTGTACGCCCCAGTGCCAGCACTCAG GCTCTGTCCAGTAGTGTCAGTTCCAGTAAGCTCTTTCCCAGTAGCACTTCTCCCCATGAGACCTCCTTCGGCGAGGAGGTGGAGGTGCACAGTCTGCTTGTGGTTGACCAGCACACTTTTGaag tgCTTCACGCCCACCAGTTTTTACCAAGTGAGTACGCCCTTAGCTTGGTTTCCTGTAAACTGGGCAAAGATCCTGCTGTGTACTTCATTGTGGGCACTGCTATGGTTTACCCTGAGGAGGCAGAGCCCAAGCAAGGTCGCATTATCGTCTTTCACTACACAGATG GTAAACTGCAGACTGTAGCAGAAAAGGAGGTGAAAGGTGCTGTGTACTCAATGGTGGAATTTAATGGCAAATTACTGGCCAGCATCAACAGCACA GTGCGCCTGTATGAGTGGACAGCAGAGAAAGAGCTGAGAACGGAGTGCAATCACTATAACAACATCATGGCACTCTATCTAAAGACCAAAGGCGACTTTATACTAGTGGGAGACTTGATGAGATCGGTGCTGCTGCTGGCGTACAAACCCATGGAGGGCAACTTTGAAGAG ATCGCTCGGGATTTTAATCCTAACTGGATGAGTGCAGTGGAGATTTTGGATGATGATAACTTCCTAggtgcagaaaatgcttttaacCTTTTTGTTTGCCAAAAAGACAG CGCTGCCACCACTGATGAGGAGAGGCAGCATTTGCAGGAGGTGGGTGTGTTCCATCTGGGCGAGTTTGTGAATGTGTTCTGTCACGGTTCCTTGGTTCTGCAGAACCTTGGAGAGAGTTCTACTCCCACCCAGGGTTCAGTGCTCTTCGGCACAGTTAATGGAATGATTG ggCTGGTTACTTCACTGTCTGAGGGATGGTATAGTTTACTCATGGACTTGCAGAACAGACTCAACAAAGTTATTAAGAGCGTGGGCAAGATCGAGCACAGCTT CTGGAGATCATTCAATACGGAAAGGAAGACCGAGCAGGCCACAGGATTCATTGATGGAGATCTGATCGAGAGCTTCTTGGATCTTGGCCGGGCCAAAATGCAGGAGGTTGTTAGCACACTACAG ATTGATGATGGCAGCGGAATGAAGAGAGAAGCTACAGTGGATGAAGTAATTAAGATAGTGGAGGAGCTCACCAGGATCCACTAA